The Tripterygium wilfordii isolate XIE 37 chromosome 5, ASM1340144v1, whole genome shotgun sequence genome window below encodes:
- the LOC119998332 gene encoding microtubule-associated protein 70-1-like, with protein sequence MANGNYHATSNGAEAELPRPALSSSASFKARKPKPSVYSAISRAGSDVDDIITLLHGSDPVRVELSRLENEVRDKDRELGEALAEIKSLRNSERLKEKAVEELTDELKKVDVKLKATEALLESKNLEVKKINDEKKGALSAQFAAEATLRRVHAAQKDDEMPPIEAIITPLEAELKLSRMEAAKLQEDKRALDRLTKSKEAALLEAERTVEIAVAKASLVDDLQNKNQELIKQIEICQEENRILDKMHRQKVAEVEKLTQTVRELEEAVLAGGAAANAVRDYQRKVQEMNEDRKTLEREVARAKVSANRVATVVANEWKDGNDKVMPVRQWLEERKFFQGEMQQLRDKLAVAERTAKAEAQMKEKYLLRFKVLEEKLKASTSNSRAASDGRSINNGRSRRQSLGGAENYSHSSSNGYLSKNLFNSQSRLLRSNSASTLLRNAKMSSGSFDGGSRSLDKDMPRQVETGNGNAHVSANEVQITETAATDNESANGTASAKSKTEQEDHVSGVLYDMLQKEVIILRNSCHEKDQSLKDKDDAIEMLAKKVETLNKAMEVEAKKMRREVASMEKEVAAMRESKEHDKRTRRTSAPRGSQLLSARNTRIP encoded by the exons ATGGCGAACGGAAACTACCACGCTACAAGCAACGGCGCGGAAGCTGAGCTACCAAGGCCGGCGCTGAGCTCTTCTGCTTCGTTCAAGGCGCGAAAGCCGAAGCCGAGCGTTTATTCCGCCATTTCGCGAGCTGGCTCTGACGTCGATGATATTATCACTCTCCTACACGGCTCCGATCCCGTCCGCGTCGAGCTGAGCCGTCTGGAAAACGAAGTCCGAG ATAAAGATAGGGAACTTGGGGAGGCACTTGCAGAAATAAAGTCCTTGAGGAATTCAGAGAGGCTCAAAGAGAAGGCAGTTGAAGAG CTGACAGATGAGCTAAAAAAGGTGGACGTAAAGCTTAAAGCAACTGAAGCTCTTCTGGAGAGCAAG AACCTTGAGGTTAAGAAGATAAACGATGAGAAAAAGGGCGCTTTGTCCGCACAATTTGCTGCAGAAGCCACACTTCGCAGAGTCCATGCTGCACAGAAAGACGATGAGATGCCTCCTATTGAAGCTATCATCACTCCTTTGGAAGCCGAACTTAAACTTTCTAGAATGGAG GCAGCAAAATTGCAAGAGGACAAGAGAGCACTTGATCGACTAACAAAATCTAAAGAAGCTGCTTTACTTGAAGCTGAGAGAACTGTAGAGATTGCTGTGGCAAAAGCttccttggttgatgatctgcAGAACAAAAATCAAGAGCTAATCAAGCAGATTGAAATATGCCAG GAGGAAAACAGAATCTTGGATAAAATGCATCGGCAAAAGGTTGCCGAGGTTGAAAAACTAACCCAAACTGTTCGCGAGCTGGAGGAAGCTGTTCTGGCTGGAGGGGCCGCGGCTAATGCAGTGCGGGATTACCAACGAAAAGTACAAGAAATGAAT GAGGATAGGAAAACTCTGGAGCGGGAAGTAGCTCGTGCGAAGGTTTCTGCAAACCGGGTTGCCACTGTGGTTGCAAATGAGTGGAAAGATGGCAATGACAAGGTTATGCCAGTAAGGCAGTGgcttgaagaaagaaaattttttcaG GGGGAAATGCAACAACTTAGAGATAAGCTGGCAGTAGCTGAGCGCACAGCAAAGGCTGAAGCCCAAATGAAA GAAAAATACCTACTACGGTTTAAGGTTTTGGAAGAAAAGCTTAAAGCGTCCACTAGTAATTCCCGCGCTGCCTCCGATGGAAGAAGTATAAACAATGGGCGTTCACGACGGCAATCGCTTGGCGGGGCTGAGAATTATTCACACTCATCCTCCAATGGCTATTTATCTAAGAATTTGTTCAATTCACAGTCTAGGTTATTGCGATCCAACAGTGCCAGCACGTTATTAAGAAATGCCAAGATGTCTTCAGGATCATTTGATGGGGGGAGTAGGTCACTAGATAAAGATATGCCAAGGCAAGTGGAGACTGGGAATGGCAATGCACATGTTAGTGCCAATGAGGTCCAAATCACAGAGACAGCTGCCACAGATAACGAAAGTGCCAATGGAACAGCAAGTGCAAAATCAAAGACAGAACAAGAAGATCATGTTTCAGGGGTGTTGTATGACATGTTGCAGAAGGAGGTTATAATTCTGAGGAACTCCTGTCATGAAAAAGACCAAAGCCTGAAAGACAAGGATGATGCAATTGAG ATGTTGGCAAAGAAGgttgaaacattgaacaaagcAATGGAAGTTGAGGCCAAAAAGATGCGTAGAGAAGTGGCTTCCATGGAAAAGGAAGTCGCTGCAATGCGAGAAAGCAAGGAGCATGATAAGAGGACACGTCGCACCAGTGCGCCCAGAGGTTCTCAGCTACTTTCTGCAAG GAACACGCGAATTCCGTAG
- the LOC119999034 gene encoding UDP-glycosyltransferase 76C4-like, translating into MENKGIRRTGGPHLVLVPCPLQGHMNPMLHLAKLLHSKGFTITIINTQISSHHHHHPNDLFFYESIDGGLPDASSIDGDVVPFLLELNLKCREPFRDCLARMMVRVDGSRDHVSCIIHDSAMYFSVSVADELEIPRIVLRTSSAATFYGFSLLFKRKGCLPIQEDQMEEALEEFPTLRVKDMPIFKTSYQEAKEEIFATTIHNSTMTASAIIWNSLTCLEQLMFKNIQENHLVPIFPIGPLHKHSKASLTTKPILTKEDHHPCIVWLDTQTPKSVIYVSLGSLVAISENEFIEMGWGLANSDQPILWVVRPGLVHGSNGSNLVDLFPKELNELMSKRACKFTDWAPQEQVLAHPSIGGFLTHNGWNSTIESICEGVPMICWPCFGDQRVNARFVSHFWRVGVQLEDKLEREDIESAIRRLMVDKEGKKIRGRAIQFKEKIGFSLRQGGSSCVFLDNLVDFIKTKSNPF; encoded by the exons ATGGAAAACAAAGGAATTAGAAGAACCGGTGGTCCTCACTTGGTGCTAGTACCATGTCCTTTACAAGGCCATATGAATCCAATGCTTCATTTGGCAAAACTCCTCCACTCCAAAGGCTTTACAATCACAATTATTAACACCCAAATctcttctcatcatcatcatcatccaaatgACTTGTTCTTCTATGAATCAATTGATGGTGGTTTACCAGATGCCTCCTCCATTGATGGTGATGTTGTGCCATTCTTGTTGGAACTCAATTTGAAGTGTAGAGAACCATTTAGAGATTGCTTGGCTCGGATGATGGTGAGAGTTGATGGCTCTAGAGATCATGTTTCCTGCATCATCCATGATTCTGCCATGTACTTCTCTGTTTCTGTTGCTGATGAATTGGAGATTCCTAGGATTGTTTTGAGGACAAGTAGTGCTGCCACCTTCTATGGCTTCTCACTTCTCTTCAAGCGGAAAGGATGTCTTCCAATCCAAG aggATCAAATGGAGGAAGCACTTGAAGAATTTCCAACCCTGAGAGTGAAGGACATGCCAATCTTCAAGACATCCTACCAAGAAGCCAAGGAAGAGATATTTGCTACTACAATTCACAATTCAACAATGACTGCTTCTGCAATCATATGGAACTCTCTCACTTGTCTTGAACAATTGATGTTCAAGAACATCCAAGAAAACCACTTGGTTCCAATCTTCCCTATTGGGCCTCTCCACAAACACTCAAAAGCCTCTTTAACCACCAAGCCCATATTGACCAAGGAGGATCACCATCCTTGCATTGTTTGGTTAGACACACAAACCCCAAAATCAGTCATATATGTGAGCCTTGGGAGTTTAGTTGCAATAAGTGAGAATGAGTTCATTGAGATGGGTTGGGGTCTAGCCAATAGTGACCAACCCATTTTGTGGGTGGTTAGGCCAGGGCTAGTCCATGgctcaaatgggtcaaaccttGTTGATTTATTCCCCAAGGAGTTGAATGAGCTTATGTCAAAAAGGGCTTGCAAATTCACTGATTGGGCACCACAAGAGCAAGTCTTGGCACACCCATCTATAGGTGGGTTTTTGACACACAATGGGTGGAATTCTACAATTGAGAGCATTTGTGAAGGGGTCCCTATGATTTGTTGGCCATGTTTTGGTGATCAAAGGGTTAATGCAAGGTTTGTGAGCCATTTTTGGAGGGTTGGTGTCCAATTGGAGGACAAATTGGAGAGAGAGGATATAGAGAGTGCTATTAGAAGGCTCATGGTGGACAAAGAGGGTAAGAAGATAAGAGGGAGAGCCATACAATTTAAGGAGAAGATTGGGTTTTCCTTGAGACAAGGAGGTTCCTCTTGTGTGTTTTTAGATAATTTAGTTGATTTTATTAAGACGAAATCCAATCCCTTTTGA